The Neobacillus sp. PS3-34 genome has a window encoding:
- a CDS encoding M42 family metallopeptidase has product MFELLKELALLHGPSGFEQPVVSYLNERLKDVADQLDTDSHGNIIARKKGNCAAKIIITAHMDEVGFIIRKIEENGLLRFEQLGGHDERVLPAQKVQIRTKSGMLTGIIGTISAHYKKFEQDIKVKRLRDLYIDVGASSRQQAVAMGINIGDPVTWLSSIEFLGNETTGKLVGKGFDDRAGCAVVVKVLEELTDFAGEIIAIFTVQEEVGLRGAKIAVEGISADVAVAVDTTAASDTPEGVLDDFIQIGQGTGIKIMDASLIAHPAVKDKLAVIAQEESIDFQYEVFPGIGTDGGAIHLANSGIPTGVLSIPSRNAHSAVEVISIKDLEGTKELLKCYISSFKEEEKFLFIDNGEGESK; this is encoded by the coding sequence ATGTTTGAACTGTTAAAGGAGTTGGCCTTATTGCATGGCCCGTCAGGATTTGAGCAGCCTGTTGTCAGCTATCTGAATGAAAGGCTAAAAGATGTTGCAGACCAGTTAGACACAGATTCCCACGGGAATATTATTGCAAGGAAAAAAGGGAATTGTGCCGCGAAAATTATTATTACCGCCCATATGGATGAAGTGGGATTTATCATACGGAAAATTGAAGAAAATGGCCTATTGCGGTTTGAACAATTGGGCGGGCATGATGAAAGAGTTCTTCCCGCACAAAAGGTTCAAATTAGAACAAAAAGTGGAATGCTGACAGGTATTATTGGAACCATCTCTGCCCATTATAAAAAGTTCGAACAAGATATAAAGGTTAAAAGGCTACGGGATTTATACATAGATGTTGGAGCAAGCTCAAGACAGCAAGCGGTAGCAATGGGAATAAATATTGGTGATCCTGTTACATGGCTTTCAAGTATAGAATTTTTAGGGAATGAAACCACTGGTAAACTTGTTGGGAAGGGCTTTGATGACCGTGCAGGCTGTGCGGTGGTGGTAAAAGTACTCGAAGAGCTTACGGACTTTGCTGGAGAGATCATTGCGATTTTTACAGTTCAAGAAGAAGTAGGACTGCGAGGCGCGAAAATAGCAGTTGAAGGCATTTCTGCAGATGTGGCGGTTGCGGTAGACACAACAGCTGCCAGTGATACTCCTGAGGGTGTTTTAGATGACTTTATTCAAATTGGACAAGGAACTGGAATCAAGATAATGGATGCCAGTTTAATTGCCCATCCTGCGGTAAAAGATAAATTGGCAGTCATTGCACAAGAAGAAAGCATCGATTTTCAGTATGAAGTGTTTCCAGGAATAGGAACTGATGGAGGGGCAATCCATCTTGCGAATAGCGGGATACCAACAGGTGTACTCTCCATTCCTTCCCGTAATGCGCACTCGGCTGTAGAAGTAATCTCCATAAAAGATTTGGAAGGTACAAAGGAATTATTAAAGTGTTATATTTCTTCATTTAAGGAAGAAGAGAAGTTCTTATTCATTGACAATGGAGAAGGGGAATCTAAGTAA
- a CDS encoding DUF58 domain-containing protein: MAWRKEIQGLESNNAVTAVGAILLLLSFYKTSYWFIFLGAFLLVISRMSIYYLNHVADHLIFENEKESIRLSVGEEIILPLKFSQFSWLPIFQGTLKIKLEAIVEGLGVPFTSHENNVEFKFPIFVKGQETIQVSLPLKATARGVTRIKTVELTVGNFFGLGSVQLKYNPFIHKELIVYPSPTMVSQTDRLVAARSNGDYSSPSSMFEQFLAPIGTRDYIYTDSFKQIHWKASAKTQALQTKVFERMADNSWTFIINLREANTPHIHLGVVESLESIASNVAYLAQLATQRGIEFEVFLNLRMVNQSAVYHLPKGCGTRQLGKVLDILARVNKKGNTQPLNKLLHYVEKKQQNSPVVIFCGPFPDEKHKYIAQMLKNGQRLFILQDDNQYPAIVPLGRI; this comes from the coding sequence ATGGCATGGCGAAAAGAGATTCAGGGTCTTGAGTCAAATAATGCTGTTACAGCGGTAGGAGCTATACTGCTCCTTCTCAGCTTTTACAAAACCTCCTATTGGTTTATCTTTTTGGGAGCTTTTTTGCTAGTTATCAGCAGAATGAGTATTTATTACCTAAACCATGTAGCTGACCATCTTATTTTCGAGAATGAAAAGGAGTCCATTCGCCTTTCGGTTGGAGAAGAAATCATCTTGCCATTAAAATTTTCACAGTTCAGCTGGCTGCCAATCTTTCAAGGAACTTTAAAAATAAAGCTTGAAGCCATTGTGGAAGGATTAGGTGTGCCGTTTACAAGCCATGAAAACAACGTAGAATTCAAATTCCCCATTTTTGTAAAAGGACAAGAAACAATACAGGTCTCTCTTCCTCTCAAAGCAACTGCCCGCGGTGTAACAAGAATTAAAACGGTCGAGTTAACAGTAGGAAATTTTTTCGGGTTAGGTTCTGTTCAGTTAAAATATAACCCCTTCATTCATAAAGAATTAATTGTTTATCCTTCCCCAACTATGGTATCACAGACCGACCGTTTGGTTGCAGCAAGGTCCAACGGTGACTATTCGTCACCTTCTAGTATGTTTGAGCAATTTTTAGCACCAATTGGAACGAGAGATTATATTTACACTGATTCTTTTAAACAGATTCATTGGAAAGCAAGTGCAAAAACACAAGCTCTACAAACGAAAGTGTTCGAGCGTATGGCTGATAATTCCTGGACATTTATTATCAACCTGCGTGAGGCAAATACTCCACACATCCATTTAGGAGTAGTGGAAAGTTTAGAATCAATTGCAAGTAATGTGGCTTACTTAGCCCAGCTAGCAACGCAAAGAGGTATAGAATTTGAAGTATTCCTCAATCTCCGAATGGTTAACCAATCAGCCGTTTATCATCTTCCAAAGGGATGCGGTACCCGCCAATTAGGTAAGGTGCTGGATATCCTTGCTCGTGTCAACAAAAAAGGTAATACCCAGCCATTAAACAAATTGCTGCACTATGTTGAAAAAAAGCAGCAAAATTCACCAGTTGTAATTTTCTGTGGACCATTTCCAGATGAAAAACATAAGTATATTGCTCAAATGCTTAAGAACGGCCAAAGGCTATTTATTCTTCAAGACGATAATCAATATCCTGCTATTGTTCCACTGGGACGTATATGA
- a CDS encoding MoxR family ATPase: protein MSLIEKVVQLKQEISNVIIGKEEIVEMLFIALLNDGHVLLESVPGTGKTQLAKSFAKTINGEFKRIQFTPDLLPSDVTGIQFFHPKEQDFQLRIGPVMTNILLADEINRATPRTQASLLEVMEERQVTIDGDTILLPNPFIVIATQNPIESQQGTFALPEAQMDRFFMQIPLGYPTLAEEKKIMQTYRTGAPFNKLEVVLNLEEIAKMKEEVKQVTLSEDIEDYILRIVHLSRTHDDVEMGISPRGTLAFMRGAQGKAYINNRFYVTPEDVKEVAVYMLAHRIVLTMDASLKKSNSQVVNSLLNSVEVPVEIGASK from the coding sequence ATGAGTTTAATAGAAAAAGTAGTGCAGCTTAAGCAAGAAATTAGTAATGTCATAATTGGCAAAGAGGAAATCGTTGAAATGTTATTCATTGCCCTTTTGAACGATGGGCATGTATTGCTGGAAAGTGTGCCTGGAACGGGCAAAACACAATTGGCAAAAAGTTTTGCCAAAACGATTAACGGGGAGTTTAAACGCATTCAATTTACCCCGGATTTATTGCCGAGTGACGTGACAGGGATCCAATTTTTCCATCCAAAGGAGCAGGATTTCCAGCTTCGGATTGGTCCTGTTATGACCAATATCCTGCTGGCAGATGAAATAAACCGTGCTACACCAAGAACACAAGCCAGCTTACTGGAAGTAATGGAAGAACGCCAGGTTACAATTGATGGCGATACCATTCTACTTCCAAATCCTTTTATCGTAATTGCGACACAAAATCCGATTGAGTCCCAGCAGGGTACTTTTGCCTTGCCTGAAGCACAAATGGATCGTTTCTTCATGCAAATTCCTTTAGGTTATCCGACCTTGGCAGAAGAAAAGAAAATCATGCAAACTTATCGGACTGGTGCACCGTTTAACAAATTGGAAGTTGTCCTTAACTTAGAAGAGATAGCCAAAATGAAAGAAGAAGTAAAACAGGTAACCCTTTCTGAAGATATTGAGGATTATATATTAAGAATTGTTCACCTATCCCGCACACATGATGATGTAGAAATGGGGATTAGCCCTCGAGGTACACTGGCGTTTATGCGAGGGGCACAAGGAAAGGCATACATAAATAACCGTTTTTATGTAACTCCAGAGGATGTTAAGGAGGTTGCTGTCTATATGCTGGCCCACCGCATCGTTTTAACGATGGATGCCTCGTTGAAAAAGTCAAACAGCCAGGTGGTAAACTCCCTTTTAAATAGTGTTGAAGTACCTGTTGAAATTGGGGCGAGCAAATAA
- a CDS encoding YiaA/YiaB family inner membrane protein translates to MQRYRRRNTPAFTVLAYFTLFAGVMLFSIGLYNADSLQLNEKGYYIAVMLLCIVGAILTQKVARDNAEDNEIIAEQERKYNITGKVD, encoded by the coding sequence ATGCAAAGATACAGGAGAAGAAACACACCTGCATTTACGGTTTTAGCGTATTTTACACTTTTTGCCGGAGTAATGTTATTCAGTATTGGTCTTTATAATGCCGATAGCTTACAGCTTAATGAAAAGGGCTACTACATTGCGGTCATGCTATTATGTATAGTGGGAGCTATCTTGACTCAAAAAGTGGCAAGGGATAACGCTGAAGATAATGAGATTATCGCAGAACAGGAAAGAAAATATAATATTACTGGTAAGGTAGATTAA
- a CDS encoding erythromycin esterase family protein, whose amino-acid sequence MGLNIQYLKVVKAIREKAVRLNDYGNLDELFNAIGDARYVLLGEATHGTSEFYNIRAEISKKLIEEKGFSFVAVEGDWPSCYMVNRYCKGLDEEKKDIVTLLKNNFKRWPTWMWANKEVLSFAEWLKKHNESAKKKVGFYGIDMYSLFESMEEIIRYLESIGSEEVEVAKMAFSCFQPFEKNEHDYAMTTAYLSESCEQEVLKLLLDIQSKKEAIATDDEASLSLELNALVAANAELYYRSMVKGGTETWNIRDTHMVETIEKLTDFHGSDSKVIVWEHNTHIGDASATDMAEEGMVNVGQLMREKHGSDVFAVGFGTYQGTVIAGPSWGAPLEVMEVPPASRGSWEEVIHRAGQYDQIILPNLLQSSLFDTIAGHRAIGVVYEPALEHFGNYVPTNLAKRYDSFIFIDSTTALKPL is encoded by the coding sequence ATGGGGTTAAACATCCAATATTTAAAGGTTGTAAAAGCTATTAGAGAAAAAGCAGTACGCCTAAATGATTATGGCAATCTTGATGAGTTGTTTAATGCGATTGGCGATGCCAGATATGTTCTTCTAGGGGAAGCTACCCATGGGACATCGGAGTTTTATAATATCAGGGCAGAGATTTCCAAAAAGTTGATTGAAGAGAAAGGATTCTCTTTTGTTGCAGTTGAAGGCGATTGGCCTTCCTGCTATATGGTTAACCGCTATTGCAAAGGCTTAGATGAGGAAAAGAAGGATATCGTTACCCTTTTAAAGAATAACTTCAAACGCTGGCCAACCTGGATGTGGGCGAATAAAGAAGTGCTAAGCTTTGCAGAATGGCTGAAAAAGCATAATGAGTCTGCTAAAAAAAAGGTTGGCTTTTATGGAATTGATATGTACAGCCTGTTTGAATCAATGGAAGAAATCATTCGTTATTTAGAAAGCATCGGTTCAGAGGAAGTCGAAGTCGCCAAAATGGCATTTTCCTGCTTTCAGCCTTTTGAGAAGAACGAGCATGATTATGCCATGACAACCGCCTATTTGTCGGAAAGCTGTGAACAGGAAGTCCTGAAGCTATTACTGGACATCCAATCTAAAAAGGAAGCAATTGCGACAGATGATGAAGCGTCCCTGAGCCTTGAGCTCAATGCATTAGTCGCTGCCAATGCGGAGCTTTATTATCGTTCAATGGTTAAGGGCGGAACAGAAACCTGGAATATCCGTGATACCCATATGGTCGAGACTATCGAAAAGCTTACTGACTTTCATGGTTCCGATTCCAAAGTCATTGTTTGGGAGCATAACACCCATATTGGGGATGCAAGTGCAACCGACATGGCTGAAGAAGGTATGGTAAATGTCGGACAGCTTATGAGGGAGAAACATGGCTCTGATGTCTTCGCTGTTGGGTTCGGAACCTATCAGGGGACAGTTATTGCAGGTCCTTCCTGGGGTGCCCCTCTGGAAGTAATGGAAGTACCGCCTGCAAGCAGAGGAAGCTGGGAAGAAGTGATCCACCGTGCTGGACAATATGATCAGATCATTTTGCCAAATCTGCTTCAATCCAGCCTATTTGATACAATAGCCGGACATCGGGCAATCGGGGTAGTATATGAACCGGCATTAGAACACTTTGGAAATTATGTTCCCACCAACCTTGCGAAAAGATATGACAGCTTTATTTTTATCGATTCGACAACCGCCTTAAAACCGCTTTAG
- a CDS encoding amino acid permease, whose amino-acid sequence MKWWQLSMVGIGCTIGTGYFLGSSIGIEVTGPSIVFSFVLAAIGTYIVFNLLAKMTAEDPQEGSFCYYANKAYGRWAGFSCGWNYWCSNILIMGSQLTALSILSRFWFPKVPLWIFAAGYAVLAIFVVLLGTKGFDRVENILAIIKTAAIIMFIILALAALFGWVHGDASKPDFPRTMGAIFPNGLKGFWSSLIYAFYAYGGIEVIGLMAMQLQKKEDAPKAGKIMLLVLMIIYVLSLGLAVIMVYFHAFNEKESPFVTAMDNYHLPFFPHVFNGAIIIAGFSTMTASLFGVTTLLVTLSVGGDAPSFFSKKLKKFKDLPLPSLGLGAAGLVASIITALLLPGKIYEYITTAAGILLLFNWSFIVISALKVLKVTSLDKMMAFAGLALILAAISGTIMEKNIRYGFFVSLLFVAIIGIVAFILQKKVWRKAAKKSG is encoded by the coding sequence ATGAAATGGTGGCAATTGTCTATGGTGGGGATTGGTTGTACCATTGGAACCGGGTACTTCCTGGGTTCCAGTATCGGAATTGAGGTTACAGGCCCTTCTATTGTTTTTTCTTTTGTTTTGGCTGCCATCGGGACGTACATCGTATTCAATTTACTTGCCAAAATGACCGCCGAGGATCCACAGGAAGGTTCTTTTTGCTATTACGCTAACAAAGCATACGGACGCTGGGCGGGCTTTAGCTGTGGGTGGAATTACTGGTGCTCTAACATTCTTATTATGGGCAGCCAATTAACGGCTCTATCCATACTCTCAAGGTTCTGGTTTCCCAAGGTTCCCCTGTGGATTTTCGCAGCTGGATACGCTGTCCTTGCCATTTTCGTTGTTTTATTGGGAACAAAAGGATTCGACAGGGTAGAAAACATTCTCGCCATAATTAAAACGGCTGCGATTATCATGTTTATCATTCTTGCGTTGGCCGCTTTATTTGGCTGGGTACACGGTGATGCTAGTAAACCAGACTTCCCCAGAACAATGGGAGCAATCTTCCCGAATGGCCTTAAAGGCTTCTGGTCATCACTCATCTATGCTTTTTATGCATATGGAGGAATTGAAGTAATAGGTCTAATGGCGATGCAGCTTCAAAAGAAGGAGGATGCTCCAAAGGCAGGAAAAATTATGCTCCTTGTATTGATGATTATTTATGTATTATCTCTTGGCCTTGCTGTGATAATGGTGTATTTTCATGCCTTTAACGAAAAGGAAAGTCCATTTGTAACCGCTATGGACAATTATCATTTGCCTTTTTTTCCACATGTCTTTAACGGCGCGATAATCATTGCGGGATTCTCTACAATGACTGCCTCGTTATTCGGTGTTACGACTCTCCTTGTTACACTATCCGTGGGAGGGGATGCTCCTTCATTTTTTTCAAAAAAACTTAAGAAATTCAAGGATCTGCCTCTCCCTTCATTAGGGCTTGGAGCAGCAGGATTAGTGGCCTCGATCATCACAGCACTTCTGCTGCCTGGAAAGATATATGAGTATATTACAACCGCTGCAGGTATTCTTCTCCTGTTTAATTGGTCGTTCATTGTTATTTCTGCCTTGAAGGTGTTGAAGGTCACAAGCTTGGATAAAATGATGGCCTTTGCTGGTCTTGCATTGATCCTCGCAGCGATCAGCGGAACGATAATGGAAAAAAACATTCGCTATGGATTTTTTGTCAGCCTGTTATTTGTCGCAATTATTGGCATCGTTGCTTTCATTTTGCAAAAAAAGGTCTGGCGCAAGGCTGCAAAAAAGTCAGGCTAG
- the kynU gene encoding kynureninase, whose translation MGLYSFEPTHDYAQILDQNDQLAAYRNEFYLKPNSIYLDGNSLGLLSKRAEKALLDCVNDWKERGIDGWMQGDHPWFYLSEKLGALCAPLVGGLPEEVIVTGSTTVNLHQLVATFYKPEGNRTKILADELTFPSDIYALQSQLRIHGHDPEPHLLRVKSRDGRFLEEKDIIDAMTEEVALIILPTVLYRSGQILNMERLTKEAHDRGILIGFDGCHSIGAIPHSFSDWDVDFAYWCSYKHLNGGPGAVAGLYVNRKHFGTLPGLAGWFGSKKEHQFDMEHTFFPAESAGAYQIGTPHLLSVAPLIGSLEMFGEAGIGNIRTKSLLMTQYLMELVKHELNGLGFSIGSPMDEVRRGGHVSLEHAEAARICKALKENGVIPDFRAPNIIRLAPVALYTSYCEVWQAVQILKKIMSEKQYEKFKNEREVVA comes from the coding sequence ATGGGACTTTATAGCTTTGAACCAACACATGATTACGCACAAATACTTGACCAAAACGATCAGCTTGCAGCTTATCGTAATGAATTTTATTTAAAACCGAATTCTATTTATCTGGATGGAAATTCTTTGGGGCTTCTTTCAAAAAGGGCTGAAAAGGCTTTGCTGGATTGTGTGAATGATTGGAAGGAACGAGGAATTGATGGCTGGATGCAGGGTGACCATCCCTGGTTTTATTTATCGGAAAAATTGGGAGCGCTCTGTGCACCTCTGGTTGGAGGGTTACCTGAAGAAGTAATTGTAACCGGTTCCACGACAGTGAATCTGCATCAGCTTGTGGCTACTTTTTACAAGCCTGAGGGAAACCGCACAAAAATATTGGCAGATGAGTTGACCTTCCCATCCGATATTTATGCTTTACAAAGCCAGCTGCGCATTCATGGACATGATCCAGAACCACACCTTCTTCGAGTGAAGAGCAGGGACGGGCGATTTTTGGAGGAGAAAGACATTATTGATGCCATGACAGAGGAAGTTGCTTTGATTATCCTGCCGACAGTCCTTTATCGCAGCGGACAAATATTAAATATGGAACGTTTGACGAAAGAAGCCCATGACCGCGGCATACTGATCGGATTTGATGGCTGCCATTCTATTGGGGCAATTCCACATTCGTTTTCTGATTGGGATGTTGATTTTGCATATTGGTGCAGCTATAAGCATTTAAATGGGGGACCGGGAGCAGTTGCCGGATTATATGTGAACCGAAAGCATTTTGGCACACTTCCTGGCCTTGCCGGCTGGTTCGGCTCTAAAAAGGAACATCAATTTGATATGGAACATACCTTTTTTCCTGCTGAATCAGCAGGTGCATACCAAATTGGAACTCCTCATCTATTGAGTGTAGCCCCATTAATTGGTTCACTTGAGATGTTTGGAGAAGCTGGCATAGGCAATATCCGTACGAAATCGCTTTTAATGACGCAATATTTAATGGAATTAGTTAAGCATGAACTAAATGGTCTAGGGTTTAGCATCGGCAGCCCGATGGATGAGGTGCGGAGAGGCGGGCATGTAAGCCTTGAACATGCGGAGGCGGCACGGATCTGCAAAGCGCTTAAGGAAAATGGAGTAATACCGGATTTCCGTGCACCTAATATTATCCGGCTTGCTCCTGTTGCACTTTATACTTCATATTGTGAGGTGTGGCAGGCAGTCCAAATCCTTAAAAAAATCATGTCTGAAAAACAGTACGAAAAGTTTAAAAACGAAAGAGAAGTCGTAGCTTAG
- a CDS encoding DUF6241 domain-containing protein, protein MKKIPKKIIMIPILIISFYIVYLFASKANVTVTEVVSSDGEKVIQVHDQGENLKDEFPYNMSEASVQQAIHNMSHQKVLAKEKWGALPLTPKRVKRLIEVVKANEKEYAHSDLYLGILEDWAENNFSNAVYDHNTIWRLQDGTTGEAYGIASPEEEMKFIQEHFDVKK, encoded by the coding sequence ATGAAAAAAATCCCAAAGAAAATAATTATGATTCCTATTTTAATAATTAGTTTTTATATAGTTTATTTATTTGCCAGTAAAGCAAATGTAACTGTAACAGAGGTAGTTTCCTCTGATGGCGAAAAAGTAATTCAGGTCCATGACCAAGGAGAAAACCTTAAAGATGAATTTCCTTATAACATGAGCGAAGCATCTGTACAGCAAGCTATTCATAATATGTCACATCAAAAAGTTCTGGCAAAAGAAAAGTGGGGAGCCTTACCTTTAACACCTAAGCGAGTAAAAAGATTAATAGAAGTAGTAAAAGCTAACGAAAAGGAATATGCGCATTCTGACTTATATTTAGGGATACTCGAGGATTGGGCAGAGAATAATTTCAGTAATGCTGTCTATGATCACAATACAATCTGGCGGTTACAAGATGGAACTACTGGTGAAGCATACGGAATTGCATCTCCAGAGGAAGAAATGAAATTTATACAAGAACATTTTGATGTAAAAAAATGA
- a CDS encoding VIT1/CCC1 transporter family protein: MKKKEQTEHIEKHFDAPDLIRDIVIGMSDGLTVPFALAAGLSGSVSATNIVVIAGIAEIAAGSIAMGLGGYLAARTDREHYANELERERREIIEVPEREKEEVAEVLRSWGLREHQIESAVEAISEDADRWVDFMMKHELGLEEPEPKRARNSSLTIGISYIVGGLIPLSPYIFIHHAQSALMTSVIATLIALFIFGYVKGRFTGSKPFKSAWQTTLVGGFAAGIAFLVAKLIS; this comes from the coding sequence ATGAAAAAGAAGGAACAAACAGAGCACATTGAAAAACATTTTGATGCTCCCGATTTGATTCGTGATATTGTGATTGGCATGTCGGATGGATTAACGGTACCTTTTGCGCTTGCTGCTGGTTTGTCAGGATCCGTTTCTGCGACTAATATTGTTGTTATAGCTGGAATTGCTGAAATAGCAGCAGGTTCTATCGCAATGGGGTTAGGTGGTTATCTGGCTGCACGAACGGACCGAGAGCATTATGCAAATGAGTTGGAGAGAGAACGACGAGAAATAATTGAAGTTCCGGAACGGGAAAAAGAGGAGGTCGCAGAAGTTCTAAGAAGTTGGGGACTTCGCGAACATCAAATCGAATCGGCTGTTGAGGCGATTAGTGAAGACGCTGATAGATGGGTGGACTTCATGATGAAGCATGAACTGGGACTAGAAGAACCTGAACCCAAAAGGGCAAGAAACAGCTCATTAACCATTGGTATATCATATATAGTTGGCGGTCTTATCCCTTTATCACCTTATATTTTTATCCATCATGCACAAAGTGCATTAATGACCTCTGTTATTGCAACCTTAATCGCATTATTCATATTTGGTTATGTGAAGGGGAGATTTACCGGTTCAAAACCCTTTAAAAGTGCTTGGCAAACAACACTCGTTGGTGGTTTTGCTGCAGGGATTGCTTTTCTTGTTGCCAAGTTAATTTCGTAG
- a CDS encoding MgtC/SapB family protein yields MSNLEMEILFKLGLSAVLGLVIGLERELKRKPVGLKTSLVISIVSCMLTIVSIQSAYTFPSAGNVNITMDPLRLAAQIVSGIGFLGAGVILRRGNDSISGLTTAAMIWGAAGIGIAVGAGFYLEAFAGVALLILSVEFVPYLMKIVGPKQLREKEIMLNLNIKEKDHIDEVINYIMEKKYTLRRIRIKDLDNGDHYVQIMIAVDYRNKTTDVYHSISNIAGVNRVEIESIS; encoded by the coding sequence ATGAGCAATTTAGAGATGGAGATTTTATTCAAACTAGGTTTATCAGCAGTCCTCGGTCTTGTGATTGGTCTTGAGCGAGAATTAAAAAGAAAGCCGGTTGGACTAAAGACCAGCCTCGTCATTTCAATTGTAAGCTGTATGCTTACCATTGTATCCATACAGTCTGCCTATACGTTTCCATCTGCAGGGAATGTTAATATAACAATGGATCCATTACGGCTTGCTGCTCAAATAGTTTCCGGTATCGGTTTTCTCGGTGCAGGGGTTATTTTAAGAAGAGGAAATGACAGCATTTCGGGGTTAACGACAGCCGCGATGATTTGGGGGGCAGCAGGAATTGGAATTGCCGTTGGAGCCGGGTTTTACCTTGAAGCTTTCGCAGGGGTCGCCCTCCTTATTTTGAGTGTTGAATTTGTTCCGTATTTAATGAAAATTGTTGGTCCGAAACAGCTTCGGGAAAAAGAAATAATGCTCAATTTGAATATTAAAGAAAAAGACCATATAGATGAAGTAATAAATTATATAATGGAGAAAAAATACACACTTAGAAGGATTCGAATCAAGGATCTGGACAATGGCGATCACTATGTACAAATTATGATTGCTGTTGATTATCGCAATAAGACCACCGATGTATACCACTCTATTTCTAATATTGCTGGTGTAAATCGAGTAGAGATAGAAAGCATTAGTTAA
- a CDS encoding DMT family transporter, with translation MKEPKINPYAALAVGVISVSASAIFVKLCSAPSGVIAFYRLFFSVLFMLPVFLTKYAPEIKLITKRDWMFSLVAGILLAFHFILWFESLNYTSVASSTVLVTLQPLFAFVGTYFFFKEKLSAKAILSGLIAVAGSVIISWGDFKISGSALFGDALAIVACAFVTGYLLFGQTVRKRLSLVTYTFVVYFISSVTLFIYILAVQEPLFPYKTNEWVYFVLLALIPTLLGHTLFNWSLKWISASTISMAILFEPVGATILAYNLLNENILWSQIIGGSIVISGISLFIIDERIRERKNAIKLEGNNDY, from the coding sequence ATGAAAGAACCAAAAATCAACCCATATGCAGCTTTGGCCGTGGGGGTAATTTCCGTCTCCGCATCTGCCATTTTTGTGAAGCTTTGTTCTGCCCCTTCGGGAGTAATCGCTTTTTACCGTTTGTTTTTCTCAGTCCTTTTCATGCTTCCGGTCTTTCTGACGAAATATGCTCCAGAGATTAAGCTTATTACAAAAAGAGATTGGATGTTCTCATTAGTGGCAGGTATTTTACTGGCATTTCATTTTATCCTCTGGTTTGAGTCCTTAAACTACACCTCTGTGGCAAGTTCTACTGTTTTGGTAACCTTGCAGCCTTTATTTGCTTTTGTTGGCACCTATTTTTTCTTTAAGGAAAAATTATCTGCAAAGGCAATTTTAAGCGGTCTGATAGCTGTAGCAGGAAGTGTCATTATCAGCTGGGGGGATTTCAAAATCAGCGGTTCAGCACTTTTTGGTGATGCACTTGCTATAGTAGCTTGTGCGTTTGTAACCGGGTATCTTTTGTTTGGTCAAACTGTACGAAAGCGGCTATCACTTGTTACATATACATTTGTCGTCTATTTCATTAGTTCTGTTACTCTCTTTATTTATATTCTTGCAGTTCAGGAACCGTTATTTCCCTATAAAACAAATGAATGGGTTTATTTTGTTTTGCTGGCACTCATACCAACATTGCTCGGGCATACATTATTCAACTGGTCATTAAAATGGATCAGTGCTTCTACCATCTCAATGGCCATTTTATTCGAACCAGTTGGCGCAACGATTCTAGCTTATAATTTGCTGAATGAAAATATCCTGTGGTCTCAAATAATTGGCGGTTCAATCGTGATCTCCGGTATTTCCTTATTTATAATAGATGAAAGAATTCGCGAAAGGAAAAACGCGATAAAATTGGAGGGGAACAATGATTATTAG